Within Anguilla anguilla isolate fAngAng1 chromosome 11, fAngAng1.pri, whole genome shotgun sequence, the genomic segment aaataagagTGGCTCCAGCACCTGTGGTGCTTGCCCCcctaataatgaaaacaatatattaATAAGATAATAGGCATATGGGATGTTGACAGTGTCGTGGCAATTGCAGATGGCGTTCTGCATGTCCATTGAAGCGCACTTGATTCAATATACCACGTTACAGCAAACACACGCACCAATAAATGTAAGGCACTTGACTATTTGATAGCAAGAGAACCAAAATTACCAGAGTCTGCAATTCCATTGAatactaaaaagaaaattactcaTCCTGACCAGGTACAATAAAGGATTTCTAAATGATAGAGGAGTGTGAAGCTGGGTCTTCAGACTCTAAAACTGAGAGCACAAACCATCAGTGATACATCTTCAGAAGGGACAGAACAGTATACTCCTCagtaaacattaatatttagaCACTTACCTTTAGCAAGAAAGTATCCAATGGAGGTCTAGATGCCTGTAAAAAGAGAAATCTATTAGGAAAACAATATTACACCCTTTCCCCATTCCACACATCCCCATAAATACCGTTTATGCCCTCACCTCTGCGTCTCTTCTTATAGACGATAAACGCAGCGATGGCAAAgatcagaaccagaaccagaaccagcaCTACAACCACAGAACTGATGACTGCAACATCAGCACCTTCACCTGGTTCTGTAAAACAGTGTAATACATTGACAAAATCAGTAAGTAAATTGGTTAACGTTTATGGAAAGTAGCAGACTTTACAAATATGCACTTGTACAAAACGCAATGTTCTTCCACCCTGTCCCACTGACtccacaataatacaataatgtgCTGCagaacatgtacagtatttatgtgCATTACCCCAGTTGATGTCCAGCTTGTTGTCCAGAGCAAGGTGTGTGACAGAGCAGGTGTAACGGtgtttctctctcgctttctccgAACTGATACTAAGGGTTCTCCTCGTCTGGTAAGTCCCGTCTCCGTTGGGTAACACCTCCCCGAAAATGAGCTCCTCGTCTGGAATGGGACGGTCGTCTCTCAGCATGGTCAGGTTGATGTGCCGGGGGTAGAAGCCAGTGGCCAGACAGCTCACCTTCACCACTCCAGTCTCCCTGCATGTCTTCTGGATTAGTCTGACTCTGGGCCTCTCTGATGGGGAAAACAACAGTGCATCAGCCAGAGAAGTAGCTGTTATACAGGGACGCAGGGAAGCTGAGATTCCTCACATGGGATGGAAATATACAAAAGTTAGTGAGAAAAATGACAGGTTATGAAGCCCAGAAAAGGTAGTTGCAATTTAGCCAGAAAATCGTTTACATatgaaacataacaaaaaataagagaaaacagCCTGGTCATACAAATCATTAAAACTATAAAGGGCAGGTCTGGGCCCTCCAGCAATAGGTCAGACCAAAGATCCTACCTACCAAACCAATCAGAACTGGAACATATACTAAGGTAACAAAATAAGGTAAAATATATAGTTAAATGCAAACCTATTGGGATACAATTTTTCTTGGCCACAGGAAATGTAACAGTACAGTAATtccacactgtacagtatatcaggGTGTAATGAACATGCGTTTTAGTCAGGTGTATGTTGAAGGTTATAATCCTTACCTTTTCTAAGCACaatattcttttctttctccagatAGTACTTCAGTATTTGGATACATATAGGCTGATAAATATCTATAAACCGCATTCGAACAATCTCTGCTTGCTTTGTGGTCCATATAagctgtggccataaagggctGACTGTGCGATTATGCGTGTCATAATGTATCGCTTCTGTTCCATCATAAGCATCCCACAGCATGACCTGACTGGGCTTGTCATTGTCCAGCACACATCCAGCCAGCCTCTGATGAACATGAACTccttcaaaacaaagaaaaaataagaaggCAAATAAGCCAGCAGTTTCAAGCATCAACCCACAGTATGTTCTCGACACACTTTggtataaaataataagaatacaTTTAGTCTAGTCTACTCACAAAACCAAAACTTTGAATACTGATTCACAGAAACAGTCTGGCCTCTTACTGCTGGCTGTGTTAATAATTGATTCTGTGAATGTTACCCTACATTTAGGATATATGATATAACTGACTCACTTTGCCAACTTGCATATGGGCTTCATCAACTATATTTGAGTTGTTTTGTCAAACAACCTTATCACAGATTCTTATTTCCCCCAAAAATTCACTTAGGTCATAGGGTCATCCCATCTCTGAACAATCCTCTGAGTCAGCAAACAGGAAACTTACCAGTATGGCAAGCTGGCACGCTACGGACAAACCATGGCCCTTTTGTATAATAGTGTAATGAAATTTAATGTAGTGTGGTCTTCTGAATGTGGACGGGGCCTGAACTGAACACCTCCCCGCACTCAGCTCACCTTCAGTGTGACTGTCAAAGAACCTTACATGTGTGGGACGTTTCATGCCACTGTAAATGCCTTCTACCACAATGTTTGCACCTAGATGCATAATATCTTGAACTCCCTTTGTGGAGCTTGGTTGGCTTCGAGAGATCATTTTCTTGATGTTGCTGTCATAGTACAGCACCTGAAGATCAtccaaaaatgccaaaatactGAATTCTGGGAATTGGGTCTGCCCGTAAATAAGTGTTGCAAACACCCAGATTGAGTGTGAACCTGTGGGGAAACATACCAACATTCATTAGAAGAGTtgctgaattatattttaacagttaaactatatataataaattcaaAAGACAAATTTGATTTAACTTCAACCTTCAGACATGCCTAGCCAAACCTAGTTAGCGAAGAAAATGGCTAGCCTCCAGCCGACACCACTCGACATACGAGACCCACGTCTCTTCATCTTCTGGATGTCAGGTGATCCTGCTCCATACTACTGGCTGCAGCAAGGGGAagttgggggaggggaagcAATGGCCCGGGGAAAGCGAGATGGGAATAAAGCCTATTTGAGGGTTCACACCAGGATCGTTTGGTCCAGACTTATTTTATGCCAGGGAAATTACGATTCCCCCATGCTGAAGCTATCTTTTCTGTAAGGTGTAATAGCTTATTAGACAATGCAAATTTCTAGTCTCTGAAGTTAAGtagatctcataaaaaacacgttttcaatgtacaaaaatgccaagttactcacacatacaagacatacaccgtctataactcattccttcagactgccaaaatccaggcctgccattaaaagtatcgATATCAAAAtgattgtttgtagtaccgtaacttggcatcattttgatatcaatacttttaatggcaggcctgaattttggcagtctgaaggAATGAGTTATAGAAGGTGTATGTCttatatgtgtgagtaacttggcatttttgtacgttgaaaatttgttttttatgagatggaCATTTACTGCATACAGCCCTTCACTAAAATGATATGATGACAAAgatatcaaataaacatgataGAAAATTTGATAGAAAATGTTGTGGTTCAACTAAACAGTGTATTCCTCTCTACTGCTAGTATAGGTCAATGGATTGTGTATATCAGGCTCTGCtacctcccctggacatgttgtctcaatgatatgggggcgttttgaaaaccttggaccctccactcttcagatatggtgtcaattatatcaaataagcgtcatagaaaatgtggctggggtttgaacatgcagtacataggcaaatttaattcaattaagtCCCAATTGCTTTATGATACCACAACAGAtatcatgctctgctgcctcccctggacatgtgaGATCAAGTGAAAGAGATTATGTGACAATGTTTTATGGAGTGTGTGAAGAAGGGCATAGTGGAGGTgggagaatttttaaaaatgtagcttCACACTGCTCTCGTTTACCATAAGCCGCATTTCCAcaaaaagtacccagaacttttagtcccaggaactacttttcaaggaactaaaaggttccttcagcccatggttgtctgcgtttccaccgcggtctaaagtcccgcgaagattaggcaaattagcccactgacgtatgaaaaagcgacgttgtcgtcggtccatctgtcctcaagcaaaactgtcgttggtagttgaacttggaccgttgttatgcaacaaataggatataaccggccaatagtcagattgtaaccgttttatatatcctctcaaacacattcattatgtatttatgcgaacattcgcttccatgccttgacatccgaagcgacagaatgcattcacatgtatatgtataactggcaacaacagcagaaaacatgcacaggttgtaaacaatttgctgtttgattactttctcatcgtcaattccatataggctaatcacaaaatgacaagaatagaacgaaaactcggacttgcgtgaaaatttaaattagtagtggtacagccaccatttgctttccttcgaagttactgctagtcgagcagcgaagtgtgccctccagatgggaaccatgcaccataaattagtacatagtcttcctggtctttttgtggaattgaagaatggcagagtaaaattacggcagtctgaaaaagctaaagggacgattactagaattaacctgttattttaccctgacaaaaagtgcggaaggtgatttccagtttgcttttactgtatcaccaatgtgaattacgcagaactaccgcatacctcacataactgtatcaaacgttgaGTCAATTACAGACAACAGACAACAGAACCCTCTTCACAGCTCTTTGACGAAGTATAGGCTTAACACGCCTTTTACATGTTACGAATTTTAAGTTGACGAATCGGTTTGATTGTACAGTAGAAAAAATTACGTTGCTAAgtataaagtttttttataCATAAGCCATTCACATGAAAACAAGTAACGTAGGCTAATTACAAAGCCAATCCGTTGCCATCAACTGGAATGCTTGTTCACCCGCACAAACATCCACCGCTGTCAAGTGCGTGGTTTGCTTTCAACCAAGCTGGTGATTTATTCAAACCGTCATAAATCAATGACTATAGGCTAAATATGTTACCTGTGTTGACAACAGTTACTGTCgcctgtaaaagaaaaagaagcgcAGTTATTCGTTCCATAACTTCTTAAAAACCCAACACTCCAAACTTCCCGGCTGCGTTCGGATCCGAGTTTAATACTTCTTCCTGACGTTTCATGGCCACACCTTAAGAGCTTTTCTCTCCCACCTCATTTCCTCCACCACCCACAAACAGTTCGTCGCTGCGGTCACGCCAACTGCACCTGCATGATCGGACCAGCTATCCGCATTTAAATTTTGTGCGCGGTCTACATTACTGTAAATCACTTTACGGTAAATCTAAAGTTACTACTTGCTGTCCGCACTTAAAAATTGTGTGCGCAGTCGACAATACTCTTTTACAGTAAATCTCTCTGTGGCACGAATATACCGCAGATCAAGTTACGACTTGCGCTTTCAATAAGCCAATAAACAAATACTCCAGAATGCAGTATTAAATGATCTACAATGGAGTATCTCCAAAATGGcaattacatattaaaataaaatttccataaaagaatcaaatcaaatagtTAAACTCAACTAGATATCTGAAGTCCCAGGTAGTCATGAAAAAGTGTTTTCACAGTAGGAATCTGGATTCATGGGATGGTAAAATCCTCCAAAATGTTCATTCAATTTTATTCataccactttttaaaattcaataaaattatgaaatcaaACCATTTTCTGCAAAGTCCAAAATATTATTGAAGACCTTCCCAGG encodes:
- the LOC118208020 gene encoding class I histocompatibility antigen, Gogo-B*0102 alpha chain-like isoform X1, with the protein product MERITALLFLLQATVTVVNTGSHSIWVFATLIYGQTQFPEFSILAFLDDLQVLYYDSNIKKMISRSQPSSTKGVQDIMHLGANIVVEGIYSGMKRPTHVRFFDSHTEGVHVHQRLAGCVLDNDKPSQVMLWDAYDGTEAIHYDTHNRTVSPLWPQLIWTTKQAEIVRMRFIDIYQPICIQILKYYLEKEKNIVLRKERPRVRLIQKTCRETGVVKVSCLATGFYPRHINLTMLRDDRPIPDEELIFGEVLPNGDGTYQTRRTLSISSEKAREKHRYTCSVTHLALDNKLDINWEPGEGADVAVISSVVVVLVLVLVLIFAIAAFIVYKKRRRGI